A genomic region of Bacteroidota bacterium contains the following coding sequences:
- a CDS encoding acetyltransferase, giving the protein MKVAYIGFGILGNQFKSFIDEFERPDESIYFDDALAAQKVAGAFAFAEYSQDKFKDYSFYVSMGYKNLPLKHKIITELLQKGRKLPTFIHPTVFRSKSSRVGQGSFLYPCSNIDSNVIIGDGTVLNNSVVISHDCNIGNCSYISPGVILSGAIQVGDYTFLGSGTVATYQVSIGNNCVAGVGTVITKNIPNNSHIIGNPFKILSHPLNLV; this is encoded by the coding sequence ATGAAAGTAGCTTACATAGGTTTTGGTATTTTAGGAAATCAGTTCAAATCATTTATTGATGAGTTTGAACGCCCCGATGAAAGCATTTATTTTGACGATGCTCTTGCAGCACAGAAAGTAGCTGGAGCCTTCGCATTTGCTGAATATTCGCAAGATAAATTTAAAGACTACTCATTTTATGTGAGTATGGGCTATAAAAATTTACCACTAAAACATAAAATTATAACAGAGCTTTTGCAAAAGGGACGCAAGTTACCGACCTTTATACATCCCACAGTTTTTCGCTCAAAATCGAGTAGGGTAGGGCAAGGTAGTTTTTTATATCCTTGTAGCAACATCGATAGCAACGTAATTATTGGTGATGGAACCGTACTCAATAATTCGGTAGTAATTTCACACGATTGCAACATTGGTAATTGCAGCTATATTTCACCGGGCGTTATTTTGTCGGGTGCTATTCAGGTGGGCGATTATACTTTTTTAGGCAGCGGCACAGTAGCAACCTATCAAGTAAGTATTGGCAATAATTGTGTGGCCGGCGTTGGTACAGTAATTACCAAAAATATTCCCAACAATAGCCATATTATTGGCAATCCATTTAAAATTTTATCACATCCTTTAAATTTAGTGTAA
- a CDS encoding glycosyltransferase — protein sequence MENSSQPKISVISPVYKAERIVDELVLRLSAELKKISENFEILLVEDCGPDNSWQKIVENCARDKRVKGIKLSRNFGQHYAVSAGMQLANGEVIVIMDCDLQDDPSHIHELYAAYTQQKVDVVYTKRKNRKSSFIKYLSSKVYNLLFSVFSDKNYDLDVGTMILFSARVKVEFNKLKDKDRLYIQLIKWVGFSSTSITVEHNERYEGRSSYTISKLLLLALQGWTSHSDKLLRLSVYTGFFLSFCTFLTGLIVAFLYFYKGFQPGWPSLFLAILFSTGLILMSIGIVGIYIGKIFEQVKERPLFILEQKINI from the coding sequence GTGGAAAACTCATCCCAACCTAAAATTTCAGTCATTAGCCCTGTATACAAAGCCGAACGCATTGTTGATGAATTGGTGCTACGCCTAAGTGCTGAGCTGAAAAAAATATCTGAAAACTTCGAAATTCTGCTTGTCGAAGATTGTGGTCCTGATAACAGCTGGCAAAAAATTGTTGAAAATTGCGCGCGCGACAAACGAGTGAAAGGAATTAAACTAAGCCGCAATTTTGGACAACATTATGCCGTTAGCGCCGGAATGCAACTTGCCAACGGTGAAGTTATTGTTATTATGGATTGTGATTTACAAGACGATCCTTCGCACATTCACGAACTATATGCCGCCTATACACAACAAAAAGTTGATGTAGTGTATACCAAACGAAAAAATCGCAAAAGTTCATTTATCAAATACCTCAGTTCAAAGGTGTATAACTTGCTGTTTAGCGTTTTTTCAGATAAAAATTATGACCTCGATGTAGGAACCATGATTTTATTTTCGGCACGTGTTAAAGTCGAATTTAATAAGCTTAAAGACAAAGATCGACTGTATATTCAACTCATTAAATGGGTAGGGTTTTCAAGCACCAGCATTACGGTTGAGCATAACGAACGCTACGAAGGACGCAGTTCTTATACCATTTCGAAATTGCTTTTGTTGGCTTTGCAAGGTTGGACTTCACACTCCGATAAATTATTGCGCTTGTCGGTATATACCGGATTTTTTCTATCATTTTGTACATTTCTTACCGGACTCATAGTTGCATTTTTATACTTCTACAAAGGATTTCAGCCCGGTTGGCCAAGTTTGTTTTTAGCGATTTTGTTCTCTACAGGTTTAATATTAATGAGTATTGGCATTGTAGGAATTTATATCGGAAAAATATTTGAACAGGTGAAGGAACGTCCTTTATTTATTTTAGAGCAAAAAATTAATATTTAA
- a CDS encoding MBOAT family protein, producing the protein MLFNSIDFILFFLVVTPLYFLLPFKFRWLMLLLASCYFYMAFVPIYILILGATIVIDYFAGIWIERSSGRQRKLLLVLSLISNIGVLAVFKYYNFLNENFSLLTHSLGFQNPIPYLSILLPIGLSFHTFQAMSYTIEVYRGNQKAEQHFGIYSLYVMFYPQLVAGPIERPQNILHQLKEEHKFNYTNATQGLKLMAWGMFKKVVIADRLATMVNEVYDHSELYTGIPLIIATVFFAFQIYCDFSGYSDIAIGAARVMGINLMLNFNRPYSALSISEFWGKWHISLSTWFRDYLYIPLGGNRVAVPRWYFNLFCVFLLSGLWHGASWNYIIWGALHGFYLVFALLTQKYRDAISKAVGLKQNALLYSLVQRLITFILVAFAWIFFRAKTFASASYIVSHLLDFAPNFSNFDTVKLVYLGKDSGTFLTALVFIALLQWIEKKQAEPANVNLFSNRSLPLRWTFYLLLMLSICLFGVFHTNAEFIYFQF; encoded by the coding sequence ATGCTTTTTAATTCCATTGATTTTATTTTGTTTTTTTTGGTGGTAACCCCACTGTATTTTTTGCTGCCTTTTAAATTTAGATGGCTCATGCTATTGCTGGCGAGTTGCTATTTTTATATGGCATTTGTGCCCATCTATATTTTAATATTGGGTGCTACTATAGTGATAGATTATTTTGCCGGAATATGGATTGAACGCAGTAGCGGCCGTCAACGAAAGCTGCTTCTAGTTTTAAGCCTAATCAGCAACATAGGAGTTTTAGCTGTTTTTAAATACTATAATTTTTTAAATGAAAATTTTAGTCTGCTCACCCATAGTTTAGGCTTTCAGAATCCCATACCTTATTTATCCATTTTACTTCCCATTGGCTTAAGTTTTCACACGTTTCAAGCCATGAGCTATACCATTGAAGTTTACAGAGGCAATCAAAAAGCCGAACAGCATTTTGGTATTTATTCCTTGTATGTAATGTTTTATCCTCAATTGGTTGCAGGTCCTATTGAGCGCCCTCAAAATATTTTGCACCAATTAAAAGAGGAACATAAATTCAACTACACAAATGCCACACAAGGCCTTAAACTAATGGCTTGGGGCATGTTTAAAAAAGTGGTGATTGCCGATCGACTGGCTACCATGGTGAATGAAGTTTACGATCATTCAGAGTTGTATACCGGTATTCCATTGATTATTGCAACTGTATTTTTTGCTTTTCAAATTTACTGCGACTTCTCGGGATATAGCGATATTGCTATTGGTGCGGCTAGGGTAATGGGAATTAATTTGATGCTCAATTTTAATCGTCCCTATTCGGCTCTGAGTATTTCTGAATTTTGGGGAAAATGGCACATCTCTTTATCAACCTGGTTTCGCGATTATTTGTATATCCCTTTGGGAGGCAATCGCGTAGCGGTTCCACGTTGGTACTTCAATTTATTTTGTGTGTTTTTACTAAGTGGTTTATGGCACGGAGCCAGTTGGAATTACATTATTTGGGGAGCCTTACATGGATTTTATTTGGTATTTGCTTTACTTACTCAAAAGTATCGTGATGCTATTTCAAAGGCTGTTGGATTGAAACAAAATGCACTTTTATACAGCTTGGTGCAACGCCTTATTACTTTTATTCTTGTAGCTTTTGCATGGATTTTTTTCAGAGCCAAAACTTTTGCTAGTGCAAGTTATATTGTAAGTCATTTGCTTGATTTTGCGCCTAATTTCTCAAATTTTGATACAGTAAAATTAGTTTATCTTGGAAAGGATTCAGGTACCTTTCTTACTGCACTAGTTTTTATTGCTTTGTTACAATGGATTGAAAAGAAGCAAGCTGAACCTGCGAATGTGAATTTATTTTCGAATCGTTCGCTACCACTTCGATGGACTTTTTATTTGTTGCTGATGTTGAGTATTTGCTTGTTTGGTGTGTTTCACACGAATGCTGAATTTATTTATTTTCAATTTTAA
- a CDS encoding GIY-YIG nuclease family protein, whose amino-acid sequence MLKYFFTYILECSDKSYYTGITNDIDRRLAEHNEGENPIAYTFSRRPVKLVYVEQFLQPDQAIEFEKQIKGWSRKKKEALIEDNWDKIKELAVCKNKTSHLNSKK is encoded by the coding sequence ATGTTAAAGTACTTTTTTACCTATATCTTGGAATGTTCCGATAAAAGTTATTATACAGGAATTACAAATGATATTGATAGAAGACTTGCAGAGCACAATGAAGGAGAGAATCCTATTGCTTATACTTTTTCAAGGAGACCTGTAAAATTAGTCTATGTTGAACAATTCTTACAACCTGATCAAGCTATAGAATTTGAAAAACAAATAAAAGGTTGGTCAAGAAAGAAAAAAGAAGCTTTGATCGAAGATAATTGGGATAAGATTAAAGAGCTTGCAGTTTGTAAGAATAAAACGAGTCATTTAAATTCAAAGAAGTAA
- a CDS encoding glycosyltransferase family 4 protein, with protein MKIALLTDGIFPYAMGGMQKHSYYLAKYFAQKKVEVHLYHCIQNTSYDSSKLEFFTEEEKHYLHSYIIPFPKAGKLPGHYLRESFKYSEAIYTKLKQNAPVDFIYIQGFAGWKILKAITELEKFPRTGINFHGMEPFQQAPGIKAKLQQLLLKRAMRYNLENSDRIFSLGGNLTQILLDMGFHHNRIIQIPIGIEADEWINPQINARNSILKFVFVGRYERRKGIEELTKAIELLPADAAFEFHFIGPIPDEKKLKDARIKYHGAISDQHKIKELITACDVLVCASYAEGMPTVILEAFACGLAAIATDVGAVNELVSEKTGWLLAAPKVNDIRTALIEAIEMPPQQLLHKKQQAQQLLLNNHRWDKLIVTTINKIAGKI; from the coding sequence ATGAAAATAGCTTTGCTTACCGATGGTATTTTTCCTTACGCCATGGGCGGTATGCAAAAGCATTCGTATTACTTAGCGAAGTATTTTGCGCAAAAAAAAGTAGAGGTACATTTATATCACTGCATTCAAAACACTAGCTACGACAGTTCTAAGCTCGAATTTTTTACTGAAGAAGAGAAACATTATTTGCATTCCTATATTATTCCATTTCCTAAGGCCGGTAAATTGCCCGGACATTATTTGCGCGAGTCGTTTAAGTATTCAGAAGCCATTTATACCAAGCTGAAGCAAAATGCACCCGTTGATTTTATTTACATACAAGGTTTTGCCGGTTGGAAAATATTGAAAGCGATAACAGAGCTAGAAAAGTTTCCAAGAACAGGAATTAATTTTCATGGTATGGAGCCTTTTCAACAGGCACCCGGTATTAAAGCTAAATTGCAGCAATTGCTTTTAAAAAGAGCCATGCGCTATAATTTAGAAAACTCTGATCGTATTTTTTCGCTGGGCGGAAACCTCACCCAAATACTGCTGGATATGGGTTTTCATCACAACCGCATTATTCAAATACCTATTGGGATTGAAGCAGACGAGTGGATTAATCCTCAAATAAATGCACGCAACAGCATACTAAAATTTGTGTTTGTTGGTCGCTATGAGCGCCGAAAGGGGATAGAGGAACTAACTAAAGCTATTGAGCTTTTGCCTGCCGATGCTGCATTTGAATTTCATTTTATTGGTCCAATTCCGGATGAAAAAAAGTTGAAAGATGCGCGGATTAAGTATCATGGAGCAATCAGTGATCAACATAAAATTAAAGAATTAATAACAGCCTGCGATGTTTTGGTTTGTGCAAGTTATGCCGAAGGAATGCCGACTGTAATTTTGGAAGCATTTGCTTGCGGATTAGCAGCTATTGCTACCGATGTTGGGGCTGTAAATGAATTGGTAAGTGAAAAAACCGGATGGCTTTTAGCTGCACCAAAGGTGAACGATATTCGCACTGCGCTTATTGAAGCTATTGAAATGCCGCCCCAGCAATTACTCCACAAAAAGCAACAGGCACAACAATTATTGCTCAACAATCATCGATGGGATAAGTTAATTGTAACTACCATAAATAAAATCGCCGGTAAAATTTAA
- the wecB gene encoding UDP-N-acetylglucosamine 2-epimerase (non-hydrolyzing) yields the protein MGKKKKILIVIGTRPNFIKITQFKKEAKKFPNLEIKVVHTGQHYDTKMADVFFEQFNLVPDYFLNIAPSTANKQMAEIINKLEDVLIDHKPDWVIVVGDVNSTFAAALTANKLDIKIAHLESGLRSFDKSMPEEHNRILTDAISDLFFVTEQSGLDNLLKEGKTNKNTFMVGNTMIDTMVAFSKQIEKSTILRKIGLQSKEFVLMTMHRPATVDTKEGLQKLIGLIDMVTRDFKVVFPIHPRTVSSMEYFNLHQQLKNNPNLIITDPLDYFSFQKLIKESKFIITDSGGIQEETTFLQIPCLTLRSNTERPITITIGSNELIAFDLKKIKSKINTIVNGTYKAGKIPKYWDGKSTERIIKILTKN from the coding sequence ATGGGAAAAAAAAAGAAGATACTGATTGTAATAGGCACCAGGCCAAATTTTATAAAAATAACGCAGTTTAAAAAGGAAGCCAAAAAGTTTCCCAACCTCGAAATAAAGGTAGTTCACACCGGCCAGCACTACGATACCAAAATGGCGGATGTGTTTTTTGAACAGTTTAACCTTGTTCCCGATTATTTTTTAAATATCGCGCCAAGCACTGCCAACAAGCAAATGGCCGAAATTATTAACAAGCTCGAGGATGTGCTCATCGACCATAAGCCCGATTGGGTGATTGTGGTGGGCGATGTTAACTCAACCTTTGCTGCTGCGCTTACCGCCAATAAACTGGATATTAAAATTGCTCATCTTGAAAGTGGTTTGCGTAGTTTCGATAAAAGTATGCCCGAGGAACATAACCGTATATTAACCGATGCCATTAGCGACCTGTTTTTTGTAACCGAACAAAGCGGACTCGATAACTTATTGAAAGAAGGTAAAACCAATAAAAATACCTTTATGGTAGGCAATACCATGATTGATACCATGGTGGCCTTTTCGAAGCAAATTGAGAAATCGACCATACTTCGCAAAATTGGTTTACAATCGAAAGAATTTGTGTTAATGACTATGCATCGACCGGCAACCGTTGATACTAAAGAGGGACTTCAAAAGCTGATTGGCTTGATTGATATGGTAACGCGCGATTTTAAAGTGGTTTTCCCCATTCATCCGCGCACTGTAAGCAGCATGGAATATTTTAATTTGCATCAACAACTTAAAAACAATCCGAATTTAATTATTACCGATCCGCTCGATTATTTTAGTTTTCAAAAATTAATTAAAGAGTCGAAGTTTATAATAACCGATAGTGGTGGCATACAGGAAGAAACTACCTTTTTGCAGATTCCTTGTTTAACCTTGCGCTCCAATACCGAAAGGCCGATAACCATTACCATTGGCTCAAACGAACTGATAGCATTTGACCTCAAAAAAATAAAAAGTAAAATTAATACCATTGTAAACGGTACCTACAAAGCAGGAAAAATTCCTAAATATTGGGATGGAAAATCTACCGAACGTATTATTAAAATTCTTACCAAAAACTAA